The following proteins are co-located in the Symphalangus syndactylus isolate Jambi chromosome 21, NHGRI_mSymSyn1-v2.1_pri, whole genome shotgun sequence genome:
- the LOC129471232 gene encoding putative UPF0607 protein ENSP00000382826: protein MSWLCRRQHPRISVCCYCFSRRSLQLQCQRFGVRVSCSGFPSRSQPWHPQPARLVREALPAGQAHPVAPAPVPPAPVPPAPVPPAPVPPAPVPAPGTLGCFRFLFNPRKHVGPSFPARRDRAPVRLCPVPQNTGTPLRVLPSVVWSPHSRKKPVLSAHNSMMFGHLSPVRIPRLRGRFNLRLPSLDEQVIPARLPKMEVRTEEPKEATQVKDQVETQGQEDNKRGPCSNGEAASTSRPLETQGNLTSSWYNPRPLEGSVRLKSLTEKNQTDKAQVHAVSFYSKGHGVASSHSPAGGILPFGKPDPVPTVLPAPVPGCCLWPEKAALKVLGKDHLPSSPGLLMVGEDMQPRDPAALASSSSSPPTAVGHGSRKRKLSGSPLQLQPTPPLTLRWDRDEGPPPAKLPCLSPEALLVGQASQREGRLQQGNMRKNMRVLSRTSKSSRRKQLLRRRKKTRQGRRG, encoded by the coding sequence ATGTCCTGGCTATGCCGTCGGCAACATCCTCGTATAAGCGTATGTTGTTACTGCTTCAGCCGCAGGTCCCTGCAACTCCAGTGTCAACGTTTTGGTGTAAGAGTAAGTTGTTCCGGCTTCCCCAGCAGGTCCCAGCCATGGCATCCGCAACCTGCTCGTCTTGTCCGTGAGGCCCTCCCAGCTGGCCAGGCTCACCCTGTGGCTCCTGCACCTGTGCCTCCTGCACCTGTGCCTCCTGCACCTGTGCCTCCTGCACCTGTGCCTCCTGCACCTGTGCCTGCCCCGGGAACCTTGGGCTGTTTCCGATTCCTCTTCAACCCCCGGAAACATGTTGGGCCTTCTTTTCCAGCCAGGCGGGACCGTGCCCCTGTGAGGCTGTGTCCTGTCCCTCAGAACACAGGCACCCCACTGAGGGTCCTGCCTTCTGTGGTCTGGAGCCCCCACTCAAGGAAGAAACCCGTGCTGTCTGCTCACAACTCCATGATGTTTGGACACCTCAGCCCCGTGAGGATCCCTCGTCTCAGAGGCAGGTTTAACCTCCGACTTCCTTCATTAGATGAGCAGGTGATCCCAGCCAGGCTCCCGAAGATGGAGGTGAGGACAGAAGAGCCCAAAGAAGCAACGCAGGTGAAAGACCAGGTAGAGACCCAGGGGCAGGAAGACAATAAAAGGGGCCCCTGTAGCAATGGGgaagcagcctccacctccaggcccCTGGAGACTCAGGGAAACCTCACTTCCTCCTGGTATAATCCCAGGCCCTTGGAGGGAAGTGTCCGTCTGAAGAGCTTGACAGAAAAGAACCAGACTGACAAGGCCCAGGTGCATGCAGTGAGTTTCTACTCCAAGGGCCATGGAGTCGCCAGTTCACACAGCCCTGCTGGAGGCATCCTTCCCTTTGGGAAGCCTGACCCAGTTCCAACAGTGCTCCCTGCACCAGTTCCGGGCTGCTGCCTGTGGCCAGAGAAGGCGGCCTTGAAGGTGCTGGGTAAAGACCACCTGCCCAGCTCTCCAGGCTTGCTGATGGTGGGGGAGGACATGCAGCCCAGGGATCCTGCAGCGCTTGCATCAAGTAGCTCTTCTCCCCCCACAGCTGTCGGCCATGGGTCCCGCAAAAGAAAGCTGTCAGGGTCACCGCTGCAGCTGCAACCGACCCCTCCCCTGACACTGAGGTGGGATAGAGATGAGGGGCCCCCACCGGCTAAGCTTCCCTGTCTGTCTCCTGAGGCACTGTTGGTGGGTCAGGCTTCCCAAAGAGAAGGACGCCTCCAGCAGGGCAACATGCGTAAGAACATGAGGGTGTTAAGTAGAACATCAAAATCCAGCAGACGAAAACAGCTGcttaggaggagaaagaagacacggcagggcaggcgtggt